A stretch of DNA from Acidobacteriota bacterium:
GACTGAGGTAATCGTCGTAGCAAGCGCTTAGATTTATTGAAACCTCTAGAAGAACAAGGGCGTACTACGAGGCGGTTGCATGTTCGCTTAAAACATTCGGAGGACAATCTTTATCCATGCAGTTCAAGACTACACGTAAGAAGAAGACTGTAATAATAACGGCGGCAGTCATCGGCCTGATCACAATCGTCATCCTCTCAAAAGCCGTCCAGAAAAAGGAAGGTGAACCCGTACAGGTAGGAAAGGTCGAGCGCAAATCGCGGCTTGAATCGAAGGTGACTGCGTCCGGCGACATCCGTCCGGTACACCTGTATAACCTGACTGCGGAAGTTCCCGGCCGTGTCGAACAGATTTTTGTCAGCGAAGGGGATCCGGTTAAGAAGGGTCAGCCGCTGGTTCGCGTAGACCCGACTCAATCAAGCTTCGCGGTAACCGCAGGCGAGGCCTCGGTTCGCGTAGCGCAGGCCGACGCCGCCAATCAACAGGTTGCGGTGCAGCAGGCCCAGAACAATATCAATCAGGCGAAGGCCAATCTTGTGGGGGCCGAGGCCGACCTCGAGCGCACCAAGGCCGACTTCATTAACGCAGAAAGCGAGTACAATCGCTATCAGCAATTGGTCGAGAACGGTGTAGCCACCAAGTCTCAATTCGATTCGGCCAAGTCGCGCTACGATCAGGCCCGAGCCGTGGTCAATTCCCAGCAGTCCCGCATAACTCAACTGAAGGTGCTGCTGCACGATGCAGAGCTTGGAGTTGAACGCTCGAAAGCGTCTTTCCACTCAAGCGAAGCGCGCGTCAAACAGGGTCAGGCGGATCTCGCGCGCCAGGCCGACCAGCTCAAGAAGTCGACACGATTCTCGCCAATCGACGGGGTAGTCTCGAGTTTGCCCGTCAAAGTCGGCGAGTATGCACTGGCGAGTTTTTCGACTACACCGCTGATGACCGTTGCGGATATGTCGCAGATCAATACCGAGGTCAAAGTCGATGAAACCGATATCGCCGATGTGCAGGTAGGTCAGAAAGCCAAAGTGAAGGTTGATGCTCTGGGCGACTTCGAGATCGACGGCGAAGTGATTGAGAAGGGTGCTTCCGCCATCACGCGATCCGGTCAAACAATTGCGCAGTCAGCGAACACTCAAGAAGCCAAAGACTTC
This window harbors:
- a CDS encoding efflux RND transporter periplasmic adaptor subunit — protein: MQFKTTRKKKTVIITAAVIGLITIVILSKAVQKKEGEPVQVGKVERKSRLESKVTASGDIRPVHLYNLTAEVPGRVEQIFVSEGDPVKKGQPLVRVDPTQSSFAVTAGEASVRVAQADAANQQVAVQQAQNNINQAKANLVGAEADLERTKADFINAESEYNRYQQLVENGVATKSQFDSAKSRYDQARAVVNSQQSRITQLKVLLHDAELGVERSKASFHSSEARVKQGQADLARQADQLKKSTRFSPIDGVVSSLPVKVGEYALASFSTTPLMTVADMSQINTEVKVDETDIADVQVGQKAKVKVDALGDFEIDGEVIEKGASAITRSGQTIAQSANTQEAKDFVVKIKLNPTEPVREKLRPGMSSTAVITTATVVEVLTAPLQAIVPREAPKDQQPAEQPATGSSKKKEVEGVFVFSKDGRGHFTPITTGIKGDQEIEIKSGLNEGDEIIIGPYKTLRTLKDGDQVKREAGPVKVEEKK